A stretch of DNA from Hoeflea ulvae:
ATCACGGTGCGCTTTTCGAGGACTGACCGCCAAGATCTCCACCTTGACATAATTGGGATACTACCATACTAGTATCGGCGAACACCGAACCGGCCAGGCCGGTCCCAGACAAAGCAAGGAATGATCATGACATTGAATGGCGCAACCGCAATCGTGACCGGTGGCGGCCGGGATATTGGGCGGGCAACCGCGCTTCGTCTGGCCCAGGAAGGCGCACGCGTTGCGATCAACTATCACTCCAGCGCCGAGGGTGCGCTTTCGGCGGTGCGGGAAATCGACAATGCCGGCGGCAGCGCCTTTGCCATGCAGGGCGACATGACCAATCCGGCCGATGTCGACGCCCTGGTTGCCGCGACCCGGTCGAAATTCGGCCCCGACATCAATGTGCTGGTGCATGTCACCGGCGGCCTGGTTGCCCGCAAGAAGATCGACGAGATGGATCTCGCCCATTTCAACACGGTGATGAGCCTCAACCTCACCTCGCTGTTCCTGCTGGTCAAGGCCGTGGCGCCCTTCATGCCGGCCGGCAGCGCCATCATCCCCTTCGCCTCGCAGGCCGGACGCGACGGCGGCGGCCCGGGTGCCGTGGCCTATGCCGCATCCAAGGGCGCGGTGATGACCATGACCCGCGGCCTGGCCAAGGAGCTGGGTCCCAATATCCGCGTCAACGCGCTGTGCCCGGGCATGATCGACACCGATTTCCACAACATCTTCACCAAGCCCGAAGTGCGCAAGGCCGTTGCCAATGGCACGCCGCTCAAGCGCGAGGGCACCTCGGAAGATGTCGCCAATCTGGTGGCCTATCTTGCCTCCGACCAGGCCGCCTTCATGACGGGCGCCTGTGTCGATATCAATGGCGGCACGCTCTACTCCTGAGACCTTTCGGGGGCGACCCGGAGAGCCAGAATACAAACCAACATCCTCCCAGGATGTTTCAGCGTCGCGCATTCATCCGGATGCGCGGCGTTGTCATGTCCGGCCGGTGCCTTGATCTTCCGACTTGATCAAGCTCAAAGACGCGACCGCCGGCGCGGCTTTATATCATGGTGCAAAGACGTCATTGTCGCGATGAGACGTGCATGTCGGCGCCGGGCACCCCATATAGGGGCCGGGATCTGTCAGCCGGCCCTTGCGTGCACGGTTGCCGCCCCCACATGTGCGTTTTGAATACGACTGACCTACCGGAGCCTTATGGAATGAAAAATCCCTATGAAACCCTCGGGGTCAAGCAGAAGGCAACGGACCACGACATCAGGGAAGCCTTCAAGAAGCTTGCCAAGAAATACCACCCGGACCTGCATCCCGACGACAAGAAGGCCGAAGCCCGGTTCAAGGACATATCCGGGGCCTATGACCTGTTGAAAGACAAGGACAAGCGGCGCAGATTCGATGCCGGAGAGATTGATGCGACCGGCGCCGAAAAACAGCAGCATTTCTACCGCGACTATGCAGGCCCCGGAGCCTCGGGCAGCCATGCGCGCCAGGACGGCTTTGCCGGCAATGAGGGTCTGGACGAGTTCTTCGCCCAGGCCTTCGGTCGCCGCGCCGGCGGCATGGGCGGCGGGCCGGGCAGCATGAAGGCGCGCGGCCAGGATGTGAGCTACACCCTGCGGGTCTCGTTCATGGATGCCGCCACCGGTGGCGTCAACACGCTGCAACTGCCCGACGGCAAGACGCTGAAAGTGACGATTCCCGAGGGCGCCGAGGACCGGCAGACGCTGCGGCTGAAGGGCCAGGGCGGACCGGGCTTTGGCGGCGGCCCCAATGGCGACGCCTTCATCGAGCTGCACATCCAGCCCCATGCCTATTTTGTCCGCAAGGATGACAACATCCATCTCGACGTTCCGGTGACGCTGAAGGAAGCGGTTCTGGGCGCCGGGATCGAGGTGCCGACGCTGGCCGGGCCGGTCAGCCTGACGGTGCCGAAGGGGTCGAACACCGGAACCAAGCTGCGGCTCAAGGACCGTGGCATCCGCAACAGGAAAACCGGCCAGAAAGGCCATCTCTATGTGACGCTGAAGGTGATTCTGCCGCAGGCCGAGGAGCCGGAACTGGCGGCGTTCCTGGAAGGCTGGACACCCCGCCATGCGCAAAATCCTCGCAAGGAGATACTTTCATGAGAAACCTTGAAGAGATCATCTCGCTGGTGCCGGATCTCAACCGTGAAGATCTCGACCGATGGATCGAGGACGCGCTGATCGAGGCCGAACAGGAAGCCGGCGCCCCGGCGCTCTCCGAGATGCAGTTTGCCCGCGTCCGGCTGATCTGCTCCTTGCGTTTCGACATGGATGTCGAGGAGGAGACCCTGCCTGTGGTGCTGGATCTGCTCGACCAGCTGCACGACACCCGCGCCAGGCTCTACACGCTGAGCCAGGCGGTGATGGCGCAGGATGAAACCGTCAAGGGCGCGGTGCTGCAGGCGCTGTCGCAACGCAAGCCCAGAAACGAAGGCTGATCCCTTAGCGGCACCGGATCCCCCCCGGGGTCCTGCGGCAGGTGCCTCTCCGCCCTAGCGGTTGACCGGCAGATCCATTTCCGCTGCCATGGTGTCGAGGCAGTCGATCAGGGTGACGATGATTTCGCCGATCTGGTCTTCGGTGATGATCAGCGGCGGACAGACCAGGAAATGGTCGCCCTCGAGCCCGCCGCGGGTGCGGCGCGAATAGATGATCAGGCCGCGCTCATAGGCCAGATCAACCAGCCGGTTATAGGCATTGAGCGCCTTGGGCAGCGGGGTCATGGTTTCCCGGTCCGACACCAGTTCGAAGGCCAGAAGCAGGCCCTTGCCGCGAACGTCGCCGATGAACGGATAGCGCGCCATCAGCGCACCGAGTTCGGCCTTGAGCCGGTCGCCCATCACGCTGGCATTGTCGACCAGCCCGAGCCGGTCCATTTCCTCGAGCACCGCGCAGCCGGCCGCACAGGCGAGCGGATTGCCGGCATAGGTGAAGCCGTGCATGAAACCGCCGGCATCGAGCACCTTTTCGACGATTGCTCCCTGCGCCACCATGGCGCCGAGCGGCGCGTAGCCCGCGGCAAACCCCTTTGACAGCGCCACAATGTCAGGCACCACGCCCCAATGTTCCGAGGCGACGAAGGCGCCGGTGCGCCCTGCCCCGGTCATCACTTCGTCATAGATCAGCAGGATGCCGAACTCGTCACAGATCTCGCGGATGCGGCCGTAATAGCTGTCGGGTGCGACCAGCGCGCCGGTGGAGGCGCCGCCGACCGGTTCCATGATGAAGGCCAGCACCGTTTCGGGTCCCTGGGCGATGATCTCGTCGCGCAGCATCTCGGCATATTTGAGCCCGCGGTCATGGTCGGAGAGATTGTCCCGGTCGAGATAGCACAGCGGCGCCGGCACCTTCGGCATCTCGCGCATCATCGGCGAGAACGGCCGGGTCAGCGGGTCGTAGCCGGTCAGCGCCACGGCGCCGAGCGTGCCGCCATGATAGGAGGGATAGCGCGAGATCACCTTCCAGCGGCTGCCCTCGTCGATGGCCAGCGCATATTGCCGCGCCAGCTTGATGGTGCTTTCCACCGCTTCCGATCCGCCCGAGACGAAGAACACCCGGTCGAGACCCTCCGGCATCCGCTCGGCCGTCATCCGCGCCAGTGTCTCGGCCGGTTCGTTCTGGAAATGCAGCCGGTAGCCGAAGGTGGCCTTGTCCATCTGCGCCTTCATGGCTGCGAGCACATTGGCGTTGGAATGGCCGATATTGGAGACCATCGCGCCGCTGGAGCCGTCGAGATAGCGCTTTCCGCTGGTGTCGTAGAGATAGATGCCCTCGGCCCGGTCGAGCATCGGGCGGCTGAGACGGGACTGGTAGAACAGGTTGGACCTGGGAATAGTGGTCATGACGCGGTGTATCCACAAAGGAGTGCCGGACTGTCGCGCCGCGCCGGAAATTGGCGAGTGCCACATCAGCCCCGGGAGAAGATGTGGCATGGCGGCTTGGCATCGATCAAACAGATATTGTCAATCTCGGCCATTGAGCAGATTTATGATTGCCGCCCGCGGTCAGCGGCTCGGTGAAGCTTCAGCCGCCTTTCGGTTGAGCCAGGGACAGGCCGGCGGCCGGGGCGCCCCGGCCCGGCCTGTTGCTCCTACGAAAGGACAAGGCGCATTGCCACTTTTGGGGTGTATTTCGTCCCGCATGCCCGTTTTCGCTGATTGCGCCCGCCAATCCTATCGGTTAGATTCTGAGTGAGGGGTGGCCGTTTTGAGCAAGATCAGACAATTTTCATACCAGTATCGCCGATGAGCTCGCAGGAATCGGCAGTTTTCGAGTTTATCGAACGGGTCGACAAGCATAATTCGATCGATGACCTGCTGGATGACCTTCTCAACGTCGTCAGCGTCTACGGCCTCAAGCACATGATCTACAGCGGACTTGCCGCCGACAATTCGCCGCTCGATTCGCTGGTCAAGACCAACAGGTTTCCGACTGAATTGTGGGACCGTTATATTGCCGAGGATTTTTCCAAGTCCGACCCGGTTTACCAGCAGGTGCTCAACACGATGGCGCCCTTCTGCTGGCTTGAGGCGGAACCTCGCTTCCTCAAGGCTGAAGGCGCGGCGCGCGTGGTTGGCGAATCCGCGGATCACGGCATGTCCGACGGCTATATCGTGCCGGTGTTGTCACGCGATGAATGGCTCTCGGCGGTGTCCTTTGGCGGGCCGCACAAGCTGGAACTGAGCGCGCGCGAACGCGGCGCCATCAATCTGCTGTCGGTCTACGCCTCATCCGCCATCGAGCGGCGGCTGAGCAACGCGTCCATGCAAAGGAAACTGACCGATCGCGAGCGCGAGGTGCTGTTGTGGACCTCGGCGGGGAAATCCTGCTGGGATGTGTCGGTGATCCTCGGGGTCAGCGAGCAGACGGTGCGCTATCACACCGCCCAGATTCGCGACAAGCTCAATGCCAGCAACACCACCCATGCGGTGACACGCGCACTGCAGCAGGGCGAGATCACGCTCGATCAACTGGCGGAATCGCTAGGCGACATGCACTGAGGCCACGGACTATCTTTCCCCTCGACAAGGGGAAAGCCGATGATTCAGGCCCATGTGGTAAACACCCATAACAAGCAGCTTTACACCCGCGCCTTCGACGAGTTCCTGCGGCGGCGGCTGGAGCATTGCGCCGCCGGATCCCGGCGGGTGCCGCTCAGCGATGACGGGCTGGAACTCGACCCGTTCGACGCACCGCAGGCAACCTATCTGCTCGGCATGAAGGACGACAGGGTCATCGCCTCGGCGCGGCTGATGCCAACGGTGACGCCCAATCTCGTTTCCGAACGATTTGCCTGCTGGTGCCAGGCCATCGACGCGCCGTGCCATCCCGAATGGGCCGACCTGACCCGCACCTGCGTGCTGCCGGGATATCACGGCCTGGGCCGCGCCGGCCTTCTCAGCCGGATGCTCTGCGCGGTGATGGAATACTGTCTTGACGAAGGCATCACCCATACCGGCGGGGTCGTGCAGCAAACCGTTCTCAAGCGCTGGCTGGATATGGGCTGGAAGGTGATTCCGGCCGGTCTGCCGCGGCTGCGGGCGGGAGACTGGTGCATGGTAGCCTATGCCGAGGTCAGTGAGAAATCGCTGACATCGGCCCGCGATCATGCCGGCATTGATCATCCGCTGGTCCGGCGCAACGGCGCCCAGCGCCCCTTCATCACACCGGCCCACATCCCGGCCCGCAATCCGACCAGGGAGGCTGTATCATGAGCCGGAAACCGAAAAGCAATGACGAAACCCTGGTCATGCTGAAGATACAGGGGCTGCTGGCAGCCGCCTATGACCTGTCGCGCACCACGGACGAGCATTTCCTGTCCTATCTGATCAAGATGGCGCGGATGGAGATGCACAACAAGTTCGACCCCGGCCAGGAAATCGAGGACGAGATCGGCAAGCCCGACGACATGGACCGGTTCTGAGATCCGGCTCCTTCCACCTCGCCCGGACCGGCGTTCGCACCGGTTCCGGTCAAGGCACCGGGCTGCGCCGAAGCTGACGGTGCCGGCGGCGGCTCCCCCGCGCACAAGTTTTCGCCATGCGGTTTTCACCATTCCTTAAAGCCCGGTGGATAGGCTTGCCCGGCGAGTTTCCCGACCGGAAAGCATGATGCGCACTCGCACCGCCGGTTTGATCCCACCCGATCCCGGCATGCCGCAGGAACAGAATTTTCGGTGCATCAGCACCTTGCACATCTGAGCCCGGGCGCATGCTCTGTCGGTCCCCCGACACGACAGCGCCGCGCGGTTTTCAGCACAGGAGTTTAGCGTGGCAGGTCAGAAGGCAGAAAAGGGCAAGGCCCCGAAGAAGAAGGCTGGCGGCATGATGGGCATGCTGTCGAAGGTTTTTGCACTGATCGCCGCGGTTCTGGCGAGCCTGTTTTTCGCCGCGATGTTCGATGTCGCGCATCTCGGACTGCTGCAAACGCTCAGCGGTTTCGCCATCGGGCTGGTGCCGCTGTTTGCGGTGCTCAGCATCGCCTCGATGGTGCTGACGCCAAAGCCCGACGCCGATATCGAAGCACAGGCCGCAAAGATCGCCGGGCTGTCGGAATCCCTGTCCAAGGTCACTTCGCAGATCGTCGCCCTGCAGGATCAGATCGATTCGCTCAGCGGCCAGGACAATGAAACGCTCAAGGCCCGAAACAAGGAGCTCGAGGCGCAGCTTGACGCGATCCACCAGGTCGAGCGCGACAAGGTCGACGGCGAAATCGAGGCGCTGCGCAGGCGCAATGAAGAGCTCGAAGAGCAGATCAAGAAATGGGCGTTCGAAGCTGTCGGCAAGAGCATCAGCGGCGAAGCGGTCGAGCCGATGAAGGCTGCCTGAGTTTACCTATAGCGCCACTTGTCCTGCTTAGATTACAAGTTTATCCGCCTCCGGCTTGCACAAGCCGGAGGCGGTTTTGATTTGGATTTGGCCTTTGGCTCAGGCCAGATCGACTGGCACACCTGTCGCCAGCGACGTGGCGGCCGCGTCGGCGATCAGCTGCGCAGCGAGTCCGTCGCGGATGCCTGGCGACGGCGCCTGACCTGACTGCAGGCAAGCGACGAAATGCGCCATCTCGGCGAGATAGGCTCCAGCATAGCGCTCGAGAAAGAAATGCTGTGCGGGTGCTGCGCAAAACCCTGCGCCACTGGCGATTTCGACATTGTTTTCAGCCACATTGTTGGCCTTGAGCAGGCCCAGCGAGCCGTGCACCTCGGCGCGCTGATCATAGCCATAGGTGGCGCGGCGGGAATTTGAGATCTGGCAGATCTTGCCCGACGCGGTTGTCAAGACGGCCACGGCAGTGTCGACATCGCCGGCCTCGCCGATCGCCGGATCGACCAGCGCCGAACCGGTGGCGTAGACCCGGACAATCTCTTCGCCGAGCAGGAACCGCGCCATGTCGAAATCATGGATCATCATGTCGCGGAACAACCCGCCCGAGCTCTTGATATAGGCGACCGGCGGCGGTGACGGGTCGCGCGACAGGATGGTGACCAGTTCGACATCGCCGATCTCGCCGGCAGCGATGCGGGCGCGGATGCCGGCAAAACCGGCGTCAAAGCGGCGGTTGAAGCCGGTGAGGAACGCCACGCCGGCTGCCTCCACCGTCGTGATGCAGTCACGGATGCGGTCAGCCGACATGTCGACCGGTTTTTCACAAAAGATCGCCTTGCCAGCCCTGGCGCTCCTCTGGATCAGATCGAAATGGGTATCCGTCGGCGTGCCGATGATCACCGCGTCGATGTCGGGACTGGCGATCATTTCCTCGGCGCTCATGACCTTGGCGCCGGTTTTTTGGGCCAGCGCATTGGCAGCGTCGGGAAATGCATCGGTGACCGCAGCCACGGATGCGCCCTCAACCATGAACAGGCTGCGGGCATGGACCTGGCCAATGCGGCCGCAACCGAGAATTCCGATCTTCAACATGTCTCAGGCTTTCTGTTGCGATGCGCCAAAGGCGCGGATGACGGTGCGGGCAGCTTCCATCACCGGGTCGTGGGTTTCCTTGAGGATCGTCACCCGGTCAAAGCGCTCCGGATCGCGGTTGACCGCTTCGCGAAGTGCCGCGCCAAAGGCCATGCGGAGCTCGGTGCCGATATTGAATTTGCAGATGCTGGAGCCGGTGGCAAGGACCTTGCGCTGGGCCAGCGGAACGCCGGAACCGCCATGGATGACCAGTGGCACGGTCGTCAATGCCTCGATGGCGCGGATCCGCGGCTCGTCGAGCCCGCCCTGCTTGTCCTGCTGCAGATGCACATTGCCGACCGAAATCGCCATGGCGTCGACGCCGGTCTCGCGGGCAAAGCGTGCGGCCTCTTCCGGATCGGTGCCGGCGGAATTCTCGCCACCGGAATAGCCGACAAAGCCGATCTCGCCCTCGCAGGAAATGCCGGCGGCATGGGCCATCTCGGCAATGGCCGCGGTCTCGTCGATGTTCTGGGAGAGCTCCTTGCGCGAGCCGTCAAACATCAGCGAGGTAAAACCGCTGTCGAGCGCCTCCTTGCAGTCCTCATAGGTGTAGCCGTGGTCGAGATGGGCAACCACCGGCACGCTGGCATTTTCAGCCAGGTAGCGGAACATCTTGCCCAGCACCGGCAAGGGCGTATGCGCCCGGCAGGATGGCCCCGCCTGCAGGATCACCGGCGCGCCCTCGGCTTCGGCAGCAGCCACATAGGCGCGCATGTCTTCCCAACCCAGTGTCACCAGACCGGCAACGGCGTAGCCATGTTTGAGTGCCGGCTGAAGCACGTCTGCGAGTGTTGCAATACTCATTTGAACTTCGCCACCATGTCCTTGATGCCCGGGATCGTTTCGATCTGATAGGCATGCGTTGGTTGGAAATACTGCACCAGCGAGCGCTGGCTCAGCCCGCCCAGGATGGTGAAATAATACATCTCGTAGCCCGGCAGAACCGCGCAAGGGTGGTAGCCCTTGTCGATGCAGATCGTCGAGCCGTCGACGATGTGATAGGCGTCGCCGGCCTTGTTCTCCTCACGCTGCAGCATCTGCACGCCGGAGCCGTGATTGGGCCGGAAGCGGAAATTATAGGTCTCGTCGTGACGCGTTTCCAGCGGCAGACGGTCGGTGTCGTGCTTGTGGCTGGGGAACCCCGACCAGCCACCCTGCCCGACGGTGAACAGCTCGCTGACCAGCAGGCGGCCAACCTTGCCGTGATGCTTCTGGCCCAGAATATGCTTGATCTTGCGGTGGGTCTTGGTGTCGTCGGAGCCGTATTGCACCTTGTCGAGATCGTCGGCGCGGACATCGAACGGGTCGAGAACCTTGTCGTATCTGGCCCCGGCGATGAAGACCTCGGCCGCATCCGAAAGGCAGACAAGGGTCGCCTTGGCGCCTACCGGGACATAGACGCCCTCCGGTTCGCCGTCCCAGACATCGACGCCGCGTTTGCCAAGGGCTACGAAACCGACGCCTTCGACATCGACATCGACCGTGCCGGTGGCAGGCACGATGCAGGTCTCGTAGCCGGGAACCTGATAGGCGAAGGCTTCGCCCTTCTTCAGCTTGACGATGTTGAAATAGTTCAGCGGAACGCAGGAATCCTCCGCATCGACGATCGGTTTGTTGTGGTTGTCATAGGGCGCGATATGCATGGGGTCGGATCCTTTCGGGTGACGTGCGGCTCAGACAGAGGTCGGGCCGGGATGCGAGGACAGGAAAGCTTCAAGCTCCGAAGTGACGGGCATGGCGGGCGCGCAACCGGGCCGCGACACCACGATCGAGGCGCAGGCCGAGCCGCGCAGCACCGCGTCGCGCAGCTCCCGGCCTTCGCCAAGCCCTGCCAGCAGGCCGGCCATGAAACTGTCGCCGGCGCCGGTGGGCTTGAGGGCTGCTGCAGGATAAATCCCGGTGCGCAGTTCCTCGCCTTCAGAAAATGCAATGGCGCCCTCGGGGCCCATCTTGTAGACGACGATGCCTGCGCTGGTAGCCGCCAGCTCCCGCGCCTTGCCAAGCCCCTTGTCGATGCCGCCGGCCATGAAACCGAATTCCTCGTCATTGCCGACAATGACATCGGCCATGGCGCCGGCGCGCGACAGCACCTCCTCGGCAACCTCGGCTGAGGGCCAGGAATAGGGCCGGTAATCGACATCGAAAATGATCGGCAGACCGGCAGCGCGGGCCAACTCAAACGCCCGGAACGCGGCCGAGCGCGAGGGTTCGGCGGCAAACACCGTGCCGGCGGTGATCAGCGCACCGAAGCTTCTGTAATCCACCGCCTCGACATCGGCGATGTCCATCTGGAAATCGGCGGCATTGTTGCGGTAGATGACGCTCTGATGCTCTTCGATGCGGGTCTCGTAGACCGCCAGCGACGTGCGGCATTCGCCGGTGATCGCCTGCACATGGCTGCGGTCGACGCCGTAATGGTCGAGCTGGTTGAGGCAGTACCAGCCGACCGCATCATCGGACACCTTGGTGACCAGGGCAGCCTTGCAGCCGAGCTTGACCAGACCGGCGGCGATATTGGCGCTCGAGCCGCCCATGGCAACCATCATCGAGGTTGCGTCACGGGTGCGGGTGCCGGCGGGGTCGGGTGAGAGATCCATGCCGACGCGTCCGATGACCAGAAAATTCCGCGTCTTGATGCCGTCGAGACTGCTCATGTCCGGCCCTCCGTGTTGCCGGCGCGGGCTGCATCGAGCACTTCCGGATAGGGATAATTCAGCCCCAGAAGCTGGCGCATGTCGGGGCTGGCGGCATCGATGAAGGATTGCGGCAAGGCGGCCGGCATGTCTTCCATCGGCTTGACCCACTTGGGCAGATACTGGATCAGGATGGCGCTGCGGTCGTGATCGGAATTGTTGGGCATGGCGCAGTGCCAGGTGACGCCGTAAAACAGCGCCACGTCGCCGGGTTCGCCGGTCATCCGCTCGCAGCGGTCGTAAAACCTGTCGTCAGCAGTCGGATAACGCAGTTGCTTCTGGCTGCCAGGTGCATAGGCAGTGGCGCCGCTTTCGGCCGTGAACGAATCGAGGATCACCGAGACCTGGGCATTCATCGGGAACGAGCCGTTGAAGCCGACCGGATGGGTTTCGGGCTTGTGGAAATCCCAATAGGGATAATCGACATGCGGCTCCTGCCCCGGTCCGCCCGGCAGGATACGGTTGGCGGCAATCGAGCCCATGATGAATTCGCTGCCCAGGAACTTGCGCAGAATGTCCATCAGCACCGGGTGCGCCGCCATGCGCGAAAACACCTCGCCCTTGGCCAGCAGGTTCCAGACCCGGCGCTGCAGGTTAATCTTGCCTTCTTCGGCTGCCGCGCCCTGGAAATGCGTCACCTTCTCGGATTCATTTTCCGAATGCGCCATGACAATGGCGCGGGCTTCGGCAATGTCCTCGGGGGAAAACAGCCCCGAGATCGTCACCGCACCACCGCCATAGAGCAGTTCTTCGATGATGATGCCGGGATCGGCGTTTTCGGCTGTGAAGCGCTTCATCTCAAACGCCCTTGCGCTGTTTGGAGCGGGTCGATTCCCAGTCCTCATGCGCGGCCTTGACCTTGGGATTGTCGGTGACATGCGGCGTGCCGACTTCCCACCATGTATGGCCCTCGGTGGTCCAGCCGTCATAGGCATCGACCTTCATGACGATGACATGGGTTTTCGAGCCCTGCTTGGCGCGGCTGAAGGCCTCGCCCAGTTCGGCCGGATTGGACACGGTCTCGGCGATTGCGCCCATCGATGCCGCATGGGCCTCGAAATCCACAGCAAAGGGTTCGTCAATGGTCGGGCAATCGGCGATCAGATTGTTGAAACTCTCATTGCCGGTGTTGTTCTGCAGCTTGTTGATGACGGCGAATCCGCCATTGTCGAGCACCAGGATGATCAGCTTCTTGTTGCTCAGCACCGAGGAATAGATGTCGGAATTCATCAGCAGATAGGCGCCGTCGCCGACAAAGACGATGGTATCCTTGTCGGGCTCGCGCTCGGATTGGGCAATGCGCGCACCCCAGCCGCCGGCGATCTCGTAGCCCATGCAGGAAAATCCGAACTCGACATCGACCGTGCCGAGCGACAGCGTGCGCCAGTTGGCCGTCACTTCGGCCGGCAATCCGCCCGCCGCTGTCACCACCCGGTCGCGCGGATCGCACAGCGCATTGACCACGCCGATGGCCTGCGCATAGGAATTGGGCCTATTGCCATGCGCCACATTGCCGGCGACATAGTCATCCCAGGCCTTGCGCTTGTCCTGCGCCGATTCTGTCCAGTCCGACGGCGCGCTGTAGCCGTCCAACGCCGCGCCAAGGGCCGTGAGACCGAGTTTCGCGTCGCCGACAACCGGCATCGACAGATGCTTGGCTG
This window harbors:
- a CDS encoding SDR family NAD(P)-dependent oxidoreductase, translated to MMTLNGATAIVTGGGRDIGRATALRLAQEGARVAINYHSSAEGALSAVREIDNAGGSAFAMQGDMTNPADVDALVAATRSKFGPDINVLVHVTGGLVARKKIDEMDLAHFNTVMSLNLTSLFLLVKAVAPFMPAGSAIIPFASQAGRDGGGPGAVAYAASKGAVMTMTRGLAKELGPNIRVNALCPGMIDTDFHNIFTKPEVRKAVANGTPLKREGTSEDVANLVAYLASDQAAFMTGACVDINGGTLYS
- a CDS encoding DnaJ C-terminal domain-containing protein, with product MKNPYETLGVKQKATDHDIREAFKKLAKKYHPDLHPDDKKAEARFKDISGAYDLLKDKDKRRRFDAGEIDATGAEKQQHFYRDYAGPGASGSHARQDGFAGNEGLDEFFAQAFGRRAGGMGGGPGSMKARGQDVSYTLRVSFMDAATGGVNTLQLPDGKTLKVTIPEGAEDRQTLRLKGQGGPGFGGGPNGDAFIELHIQPHAYFVRKDDNIHLDVPVTLKEAVLGAGIEVPTLAGPVSLTVPKGSNTGTKLRLKDRGIRNRKTGQKGHLYVTLKVILPQAEEPELAAFLEGWTPRHAQNPRKEILS
- a CDS encoding chaperone modulator CbpM, whose product is MRNLEEIISLVPDLNREDLDRWIEDALIEAEQEAGAPALSEMQFARVRLICSLRFDMDVEEETLPVVLDLLDQLHDTRARLYTLSQAVMAQDETVKGAVLQALSQRKPRNEG
- a CDS encoding aspartate aminotransferase family protein; its protein translation is MTTIPRSNLFYQSRLSRPMLDRAEGIYLYDTSGKRYLDGSSGAMVSNIGHSNANVLAAMKAQMDKATFGYRLHFQNEPAETLARMTAERMPEGLDRVFFVSGGSEAVESTIKLARQYALAIDEGSRWKVISRYPSYHGGTLGAVALTGYDPLTRPFSPMMREMPKVPAPLCYLDRDNLSDHDRGLKYAEMLRDEIIAQGPETVLAFIMEPVGGASTGALVAPDSYYGRIREICDEFGILLIYDEVMTGAGRTGAFVASEHWGVVPDIVALSKGFAAGYAPLGAMVAQGAIVEKVLDAGGFMHGFTYAGNPLACAAGCAVLEEMDRLGLVDNASVMGDRLKAELGALMARYPFIGDVRGKGLLLAFELVSDRETMTPLPKALNAYNRLVDLAYERGLIIYSRRTRGGLEGDHFLVCPPLIITEDQIGEIIVTLIDCLDTMAAEMDLPVNR
- a CDS encoding helix-turn-helix transcriptional regulator, which codes for MSSQESAVFEFIERVDKHNSIDDLLDDLLNVVSVYGLKHMIYSGLAADNSPLDSLVKTNRFPTELWDRYIAEDFSKSDPVYQQVLNTMAPFCWLEAEPRFLKAEGAARVVGESADHGMSDGYIVPVLSRDEWLSAVSFGGPHKLELSARERGAINLLSVYASSAIERRLSNASMQRKLTDREREVLLWTSAGKSCWDVSVILGVSEQTVRYHTAQIRDKLNASNTTHAVTRALQQGEITLDQLAESLGDMH
- a CDS encoding acyl-homoserine-lactone synthase; this translates as MIQAHVVNTHNKQLYTRAFDEFLRRRLEHCAAGSRRVPLSDDGLELDPFDAPQATYLLGMKDDRVIASARLMPTVTPNLVSERFACWCQAIDAPCHPEWADLTRTCVLPGYHGLGRAGLLSRMLCAVMEYCLDEGITHTGGVVQQTVLKRWLDMGWKVIPAGLPRLRAGDWCMVAYAEVSEKSLTSARDHAGIDHPLVRRNGAQRPFITPAHIPARNPTREAVS
- the iolG gene encoding inositol 2-dehydrogenase; the protein is MLKIGILGCGRIGQVHARSLFMVEGASVAAVTDAFPDAANALAQKTGAKVMSAEEMIASPDIDAVIIGTPTDTHFDLIQRSARAGKAIFCEKPVDMSADRIRDCITTVEAAGVAFLTGFNRRFDAGFAGIRARIAAGEIGDVELVTILSRDPSPPPVAYIKSSGGLFRDMMIHDFDMARFLLGEEIVRVYATGSALVDPAIGEAGDVDTAVAVLTTASGKICQISNSRRATYGYDQRAEVHGSLGLLKANNVAENNVEIASGAGFCAAPAQHFFLERYAGAYLAEMAHFVACLQSGQAPSPGIRDGLAAQLIADAAATSLATGVPVDLA
- a CDS encoding class II fructose-bisphosphate aldolase, with translation MSIATLADVLQPALKHGYAVAGLVTLGWEDMRAYVAAAEAEGAPVILQAGPSCRAHTPLPVLGKMFRYLAENASVPVVAHLDHGYTYEDCKEALDSGFTSLMFDGSRKELSQNIDETAAIAEMAHAAGISCEGEIGFVGYSGGENSAGTDPEEAARFARETGVDAMAISVGNVHLQQDKQGGLDEPRIRAIEALTTVPLVIHGGSGVPLAQRKVLATGSSICKFNIGTELRMAFGAALREAVNRDPERFDRVTILKETHDPVMEAARTVIRAFGASQQKA
- a CDS encoding 5-deoxy-glucuronate isomerase, with the translated sequence MHIAPYDNHNKPIVDAEDSCVPLNYFNIVKLKKGEAFAYQVPGYETCIVPATGTVDVDVEGVGFVALGKRGVDVWDGEPEGVYVPVGAKATLVCLSDAAEVFIAGARYDKVLDPFDVRADDLDKVQYGSDDTKTHRKIKHILGQKHHGKVGRLLVSELFTVGQGGWSGFPSHKHDTDRLPLETRHDETYNFRFRPNHGSGVQMLQREENKAGDAYHIVDGSTICIDKGYHPCAVLPGYEMYYFTILGGLSQRSLVQYFQPTHAYQIETIPGIKDMVAKFK
- the iolC gene encoding 5-dehydro-2-deoxygluconokinase codes for the protein MSSLDGIKTRNFLVIGRVGMDLSPDPAGTRTRDATSMMVAMGGSSANIAAGLVKLGCKAALVTKVSDDAVGWYCLNQLDHYGVDRSHVQAITGECRTSLAVYETRIEEHQSVIYRNNAADFQMDIADVEAVDYRSFGALITAGTVFAAEPSRSAAFRAFELARAAGLPIIFDVDYRPYSWPSAEVAEEVLSRAGAMADVIVGNDEEFGFMAGGIDKGLGKARELAATSAGIVVYKMGPEGAIAFSEGEELRTGIYPAAALKPTGAGDSFMAGLLAGLGEGRELRDAVLRGSACASIVVSRPGCAPAMPVTSELEAFLSSHPGPTSV